The genomic window TCCGGACCCTCGCCGCGCTGAGATCGTCCCACCGTGATGCCAATAGCCATATTGTCAAACACCCGATCTCAGACCCACCCCAATTGACACACCACTTGAGGGATGGGGGCTCTAACGCCGGTCTCTGGCCGGCGTTTCTCGAGACATCGAATCCCCAGCGGTACGCTTACTCACAGCCAGCAACCAGTACTGAGAGGAAACACTCACTCGGTCTCGGTGACGATCTCGGTACTGACCTCGAAGGTCACCGCTCGCGTCGACAGCGTCTCGGCGATCTCCCGACGCTGCTCGAGGGTGAGGTCGTCGCGCTCGAGGACCTGGCGGGACGCTTGGACGAACTTCGGAACGTCGTCGCAGGCACTCACCACTGCTTTCGTCTTGTTGCAGTCGTAGAAGTCAGCTGCACGTTCGATCGCGTCCCGTCGGTATGCGTAGTCGCCGTCGGTTCTGATTCGCATACTCGTACACACGACCCCCGAAATCCTAGTTTTTTCGGCTCACTGAACGACCCATTTCGGCCCGAAATCAGTGAAATATGTTGGCCATCCAGAGAAGAACGGCGGCGCAAGTGATGGATCGACTCGCGATATGCACACGACGAGTCGCGGCTCGTGTGCATATTCGGGAAACGGATTCTGTCGACGTACAACCCCAGGGAGAAGAGCTATTAGGTGAATAGAAGCAGTTTATGATGATGCTTCGCTTCGACTGTTTGAAGTCGATCCCGATCTTTTCACGCCTTCCGATATTAGCATGACTCCACCACCAATGGAACCACACAAAGTACCTGTGTTCTTAAACACCATCGAGAGCAATTCAATTGCTTGAAGGATGGAATTAGACGTTCCAAAGGCTGCAGCATTGAAATAGATACTCATCAAAAGTAGTACTGTCCCCAATATCGAAAAAATGTAGGAAATCACCCTAATGTGCTCGTGGACACTAATGTTTTTCATTGTGCCACCGACTCATTCAAGTCTTGGTAGAAAATTGCCACATTAAGGGCAATCAGGGCGATTATTCCAATGTGCTCATGATATCGGAAATCTATAGACAAACCTCCTGAGACGACTAAGAGCGCAAAGAGAGTTGCTGTTGATACGGTAACTACTAGGAGTGGAAGAGATACTTTACTGCTTCTGGATTTTCCATCGGGATCTATCATACTATCTGATAGCACATCAGACCTGAATTTCAAGTCCACCACTCTTTTCAAATCCTGAGTCATCAATATGGAGTCGCCAATTTCATTTTCCCAGTGAGAAATGGTTGTAAGACTAAATTGATTTGATCCAGAGTACAAAATACCAGTATTCGGATCGTAGAGTTCCGAATCAGTTACAGCAGCTAACACTCGCGAGTCATCTAATCGAACGATAAACTCAGGGTCAAACACATCTTTTGCCTCATCTATATGCTTTTCGTGGAATCGGATCAACAATCCTGTAGCAACTTCCTTTATCCCATAATTCACACTACGTTCATATATTGAATCCTCTGATTTTGTATATACTATAACAATAGCGTCCCCGTCAGAAACACCAACCGGTTTCAGCCCAATTGTGGACATATTTTTGATCTTTTCATATCCATCAGAAGATAATGAAGTTATGAGAAATATATCTGAAGAAATTAATAAAGTCATCTCCAATTTCTCCCTATCTACCAATACCTCATCAGTGAATGCCTCCAGCCAACTATATAACAAATCAACTGGAGACTTCTCCGTAGAGGTGCCCCCTGAACTGGAATCAGGAGAACCGTCATAGTCTCTTTCAATCAGACCACCATCAGACATTATGGTTATCAAATTAACCGTATCCTAATAATTTCTTCTACCATGGAATTCGCAGGAGGTGATGTTTCTCCACCACCGTTTCGTGTGTTTCAACTGGAGATCTGCGAAGGCGGGGGTGGGGCGCTGTATTTTTTTGGCGCTGTCGCCTTGGCGACACCCGCCAAGGGGGTTTTCGCGCGAAGCGCGAAACGACCCCGCAGGCGTGCGGTGCGATCGCGGTGCCGACCCCGCCCTCGAGGGCGCTGGCTACAACCAGAATTGTATAGAGAATAGAGTTAGTCAACTGAATTTGCAGAAAACAGCGATACCGAGAGTGTTGCCACTATGCGGGCCGCTTCAGCGATCGGCGATCGCACCGACGAATCCGGATTCGGTTCCACCGCCGGGAGTCTTCCAGGTCAACTCGATCCCGCGGAGTGCCGTCGGATCGTTCCCCGACTTTGACCACTTCTCGAGGGCTTCGCTGGCGATCGTCGCGACGTTCTCGAAGCTATCCGACTTCAGTCGGGAGAGAATCGTGTCGATCCGCATCTGTCGCGGCTCGCCGTTCTCGTCGAACTCGAGGTCGGCACCGTTCTTCGCGAGCCACTCCTGAAACGGTGAGGACTCGGCGACGTGATCGGCCAAGCCCATGATATGCTGCATCCGATCGGCGTAGCTCTCGATCGCGTACTCGGCCGACTCGACGAGTGCCCGGAGTTCCTCACGGTACTTCCGGGCTCGGAACGATACGTCGCCCTGATCTAGCTCGAGGACCTCGCCGAGATCTTTGATCGCCCGGTAGATCGTCGCCGGATGCTTCCCCAGCTCGTCGGCGAGACCGTCGACGGTCGCACCGCCGTCGGTCGCGACCGTCTCGGTCACATCCCGAGCGGTCTCGCCCATGTCTCGAAGCGTCGTCATCAACAGGTGGTCCGACTTCGCCTCGAGGCGCGGCGTCGGATCTTCGTAGAGTTCGACGAGATCGTCTCGAGCAACTGCGTCGAAGTGATCGTCCGCGATGTAGACACCGCTACCGTCGGGACCGAGCGGGATATCTTCCCAGTGGAGCGCGTTCAACAGCGTCTCCTCGATTTGCTCGGTAACCTCGTGACGATCGGCCCACGCCCACGCTTCACCGTCGTTCATCGACTTGTTTACCAAGACCTCTACCTTCGGGTGGTACGACGGGTGATCTTTCGACACCGCATCCGGGTCCTTCAGCTGGTAGATTTCGAACTTTCGCCCGTAGGTGTGGCCGGGTAGGAGTTCGCCGGCCGACGTGGGGTTCAGAAATAGCCTGTTCTGGTGGTTGACGATCTCCCTGTTATCGATGTGTAGTTCGGCCTTCACGCCCTCGAGGTCGGAGAGATAGTGTGCGACCTTCTGGAGGATACCGGCCGACGAGAGCTTTTCAGCCCATTCGCGACGAATCCGGACGTACCGCTCGTACGCCCACATCCGGCTCGCCGAATGCGGTTCGGTCCGGAAATACTCCGAGTGAATCCGCTCGCCGGCGTGATCGAAGATCGCCCCGAAGAACTCCGGGAGCAACTCGAGTCCGCGCTCGGGCTCGAGGTTACTCATGTGGAACTCGACGTCCACACCGTCGACCTCGCCGACCTGATTTTCCCACGGGAGTTGCAGTCGCTCGCCGCTCTCCCAGTGGCGCATATCCGGGAATCGCGGACCGATGTTGTACGACGCTTTCCGTTCACCGCGACCGCGGCCGACGATGTCCCACTCGTACAGGCGTTCAGCGTTGATCCCATCCGACAGTCGCGGCGCGAATCCCGACTTGCTGTAGCTCACCTCGAGGTGCCACGGTTCGCCGTCGATCTCGGTGTCAATCTCGAGGTAGCCCTCGAAGGGGGGCCCGAGCATGACCGACGAGAGCGCGTCGTAGGGTCCGCGGCCCCAGTCAGGCCACTTCCAGCGCCCTTCGATCTCGTGCGGTGTCGTCTCGACTTGGGACACCGCTATTCACCTCGCTCACTCTCGAGCAACCCGGTCAGGATAGCGACCGGGTTCCACCACGTCGCACCCTGACACGGGTAGCAGACGTGTTTGAACGACGTGCAGGCCGTCGCCTCGAGCGTCGTGGGGTCGGCCTCGCCTTGGTCTATCTCCTCGAGGCTCGCCCGCTTGACCCGCGTCCGCCCACAGCCCACGCAGACTGCGTCGACAGGAATGCCGATCTGGCCGGCCGACGGGCTCGCCAGTTCGGCCTCGAGGTCGCGGTCGTCCCGATCGGCGTCGACGTTCATCGCCGATCACCGTCCTCGATCTCTCCGGGATCGAACACGCGCGCCCACGTGAACTGAACGTATTCCTCGCTGCGCCCCTCACCTGCCGAGCGCCACCCCTCGGTAACGACGCTAATGAGGTGGTCGACTTGCGTCGCCGGAACGATCTTTGCGGCGATCAACTCGCGATCGTGGGGCGCACAGACGGCGAACAGGTAGACACCCCCGCATTCGAGCAGCGCCTCGTGCTGCACTCGACGCAATTGAAATCGACCGCGGCGCTGACGCTGCCCGTAGACGACAGAGACACTCTTAATCTCAACCGCTGTTCCGGACTCGAGGACGACGATCCCGACGAACGGGATCTCAGAGCTCGGCTCAAGGAGACCTTCGGCGAGCGCATCGTAGTGCGGTGCTTCCGTATCTGGGACATACCGAAGCTTATCGACGTGCTCGAGGACAACAGACTCGGACCGATCGCCAGCCTGTCTCGAGGCGGCTAACTGAGACTGCTGCGGCTGGCTCATCGCGAACCACCGTCGGTTGCAACCTCGCTAGACCCGCTCCGACAAACCGCTTGCACGTGGGACGGGAGATCATCGTAGCTCTCGTTGAACCGAGTCGGATCATCAAGCGGATCGGCGATCGCGACGTTCTGGCCTGCCGCACTACCGTCGCTCAGTCGGGTGTACGTATCACAGTCAGAACAGCGGTGTGCGTGATCGTTCTCGTCGCCGTAGCCGCGCCGGAACTCAGGCGTGACGTGTGCTCCGCACTCAAGGCAGCGCTGCGGATTTTGATTGGATCGAACCCAACGCTGCATCAACGGATCCCTCCGTTGGAAGAGAGTTCTCTCCGAGACGTTTCTCTCCGAAGGGTTAAGTTAAAATTAAGGTGAGAGTGGGGTCGGAGGGATTTGAACCCCCGATCTACTGATATCTCCGGTGCGCCTCGGAACTCCAGAGGGTCATCACACGAGCACTGATCAGGTGCCCGATCAGTATATCAGTCTGGAGTGTCGTCCCGGGCGCGTTGCCTCTGGAGTCAGCCGCCATGCCTGGCTTGGCCACGACCCCTCGAGTCTTCGTTAGGCCATCCGACCTAAAGTGGTTTCGATTCAGAATCGCCCTACAGCCACGGGGCCCGCCCCGCGGTGTCCGTGCCGTCGTCGCCCGGATACGCGTCCGGCTCGTCCTCGCTCTCGGCGGCCACTGGCTCGCTCGAGTCGCCTTTCTCTCCGCCGTCGGCCAGCGCGCCCATCTGGGCGGCCGCGTCGTCCGTGCCGGTGCTCGAGTCGGCGTCGTCGCCGCCGAGCGGGAGGTCGACGGCGAACAGGCCGGCGACGATCAGGGCGGCCAGCGGGGCCTGTCCGAAGGCCATCCAGAGCAGGGACAGCGGGAGCAGTCCGAGCGCGACCGCGCTCCCGAAGCGGAACCGGTCGATGTCCATGTACTCCCGCAGGTACGGCCCGGTGAGCGCGATCGTCAGCGCGAAGCCCACCCCGACGGCGGCGGCCAGCGTCGCGTGGGCGACGAGGACGAGATTGGTCATCACCTCGAACGTCGCTCCGGCGGGATTGAGACTCGCGACCAGTCCCAGTCCGATGACGACGACGGGGTTGGGAAGGTAGTCGCCGATCGTCGCGCTGGCGGTCTTGGCCGCGATAGCGAGGATGACAAGCGCCGCGAACCGCTCGAAGATGTCGATGTCGAGCACGCTCTCGATCGCCGGCGCGAGCGCGGCTTGGACCGCCGCGAGCAGTATCAGCGGGATCCCGACGAGCAGGACGACCGTTGCCTGTTCGCGGGGCGTACCGTCCATTTCCGCCAGAATCACGGCGACGGTGGCGCTGCCGCCGAAGATCAGCAGGCCGACCTGAATCGCACCCAGCGGCTCGTTGAGCGCTCCGGCCAGGATCAACGCGGGGAAGACGCCGTCGACTAACGGCAGCATCATCACCAGCGCGAGGAGCTTGGCATCACCCCCGATGATGCGCTCCATCTGGAGCGCGACCGGGTGTTGTGACGTACTCATCGGTCAGGGCCGATGGC from Natrinema versiforme includes these protein-coding regions:
- a CDS encoding DNA-binding protein; this encodes MSQVETTPHEIEGRWKWPDWGRGPYDALSSVMLGPPFEGYLEIDTEIDGEPWHLEVSYSKSGFAPRLSDGINAERLYEWDIVGRGRGERKASYNIGPRFPDMRHWESGERLQLPWENQVGEVDGVDVEFHMSNLEPERGLELLPEFFGAIFDHAGERIHSEYFRTEPHSASRMWAYERYVRIRREWAEKLSSAGILQKVAHYLSDLEGVKAELHIDNREIVNHQNRLFLNPTSAGELLPGHTYGRKFEIYQLKDPDAVSKDHPSYHPKVEVLVNKSMNDGEAWAWADRHEVTEQIEETLLNALHWEDIPLGPDGSGVYIADDHFDAVARDDLVELYEDPTPRLEAKSDHLLMTTLRDMGETARDVTETVATDGGATVDGLADELGKHPATIYRAIKDLGEVLELDQGDVSFRARKYREELRALVESAEYAIESYADRMQHIMGLADHVAESSPFQEWLAKNGADLEFDENGEPRQMRIDTILSRLKSDSFENVATIASEALEKWSKSGNDPTALRGIELTWKTPGGGTESGFVGAIADR
- a CDS encoding DUF5794 domain-containing protein, producing the protein MSTSQHPVALQMERIIGGDAKLLALVMMLPLVDGVFPALILAGALNEPLGAIQVGLLIFGGSATVAVILAEMDGTPREQATVVLLVGIPLILLAAVQAALAPAIESVLDIDIFERFAALVILAIAAKTASATIGDYLPNPVVVIGLGLVASLNPAGATFEVMTNLVLVAHATLAAAVGVGFALTIALTGPYLREYMDIDRFRFGSAVALGLLPLSLLWMAFGQAPLAALIVAGLFAVDLPLGGDDADSSTGTDDAAAQMGALADGGEKGDSSEPVAAESEDEPDAYPGDDGTDTAGRAPWL